The Rhodospirillales bacterium RIFCSPLOWO2_02_FULL_58_16 genome includes a region encoding these proteins:
- a CDS encoding RIP metalloprotease RseP, translating into MGFLNFLMDYIVPFLFILTALVFVHELGHYLVARRNHVRIEVFSIGFGPEIYGWTDRVGTRWKISAVPLGGYVKMFGEDGMWDEEGKEKPLNDEDRAVSFPHKRLGQRFAIVAAGPIANFIFAVVLLAGLFGFVGNPSPLSGIGMVQPGSAAEEAGIKVGDMVLSINGEAIELFDDLRRIVSGYPGAPLKLVIRRDGVESTVSATPKRHKRIDKNGKEFEVGLLGVAPDPNHIRYERQGPLNAAWMAVEKSYELSTQILVALGEIITGERTAGELGGPLRIAQISGEMAQGGMANLIFFMAALSVNLGLINLFPVPMLDGGHLVFYIVEFVLGRPISPRIQEYGFRFGLILVLLLMVFATWNDLVHLKVFEFIKQLIV; encoded by the coding sequence ATGGGATTTTTGAATTTCCTGATGGACTATATTGTCCCGTTTTTATTTATTTTGACGGCTTTGGTTTTTGTTCACGAACTGGGGCACTACCTTGTCGCGCGTCGCAATCATGTGCGAATTGAAGTTTTTTCAATCGGTTTTGGTCCTGAAATCTACGGGTGGACGGATAGGGTAGGCACCCGCTGGAAGATCAGCGCCGTTCCGCTGGGCGGTTATGTAAAGATGTTCGGCGAGGACGGGATGTGGGACGAAGAGGGGAAGGAAAAGCCCCTTAACGATGAAGATCGCGCCGTCTCATTCCCTCACAAGCGCCTTGGACAACGCTTTGCGATTGTCGCGGCAGGTCCGATCGCCAACTTTATTTTTGCCGTTGTTCTCCTTGCCGGATTGTTCGGCTTTGTCGGCAACCCGTCGCCTTTATCAGGAATAGGCATGGTGCAGCCCGGGAGCGCGGCGGAGGAAGCCGGAATCAAGGTCGGCGACATGGTTCTGTCCATAAACGGCGAGGCCATTGAATTATTTGATGATTTACGCCGCATCGTCAGCGGCTATCCCGGCGCGCCCTTGAAGTTGGTTATCAGGCGTGACGGGGTCGAGTCGACCGTTTCCGCAACGCCCAAGCGTCACAAGCGAATTGATAAAAACGGCAAGGAGTTTGAAGTCGGTCTGCTCGGCGTCGCTCCTGACCCTAACCATATCAGGTACGAACGCCAGGGGCCGCTGAACGCCGCGTGGATGGCGGTGGAAAAATCATACGAGTTGAGTACGCAAATACTGGTCGCTCTCGGCGAGATTATTACCGGCGAACGAACCGCCGGAGAACTGGGAGGGCCGTTGCGGATCGCCCAGATTTCCGGAGAAATGGCCCAGGGCGGCATGGCTAATCTGATTTTTTTCATGGCGGCGCTTTCGGTTAATCTGGGTTTGATCAATTTATTTCCCGTTCCTATGCTGGATGGGGGGCATCTGGTTTTTTACATAGTGGAGTTTGTATTGGGCCGTCCCATATCTCCACGGATACAAGAATACGGTTTCCGTTTTGGCTTGATTCTGGTATTGCTGTTAATGGTTTTTGCAACATGGAACGATTTGGTTCACCTCAAGGTATTTGAGTTTATTAAACAACTCATTGTCTGA
- a CDS encoding outer membrane protein assembly factor BamA codes for MTQALLFSGAADAQSGGTIRDIIIDGAQRIEPETVRSYLLVQKGDAFDPARIDRSLKSLFATGLFADVTLHRQGDDLVVTLVENPIINRIAFEGNKKLDDETLGSEVSLRPRIIYTRTKVQNDVKRILTLYRRNGRFAATVEPKIIQLPQNRVDLVFEISEGNTTEIRNIRFVGNREFDDSRLREIVRTRETRWYRILSSDDTYDPDRLTLDRELLRRFYLNNGYADFQVVSALAELTPDRKDFFITFTVEEGARYQFGEIGVEARLRNLKADDLLGAVEIEQGDWYNADSLEKTIETLTEEVGAFGYAFVDIRPRINRNRSNHSISVVFEVNEGPRVFVERIDIVGNVRTASKVIRREFRLVEGDAFNSAKMRRSKQRIQDLDFFEKVVVEQVPGSAPDKTLVKVEVEEKSTGSISLGFGFSTTSGPLLEFGFREKNLLGQGQSLGLNVTAAARRSQVDVSFTEPYFLDREISAGVDAFHTSTKQQKESSFDSKATGAGLRAGYPVTENLHQLWRYTGKRSTLANISGNASPIIQLERGSRTLSELSHSLSYDRRDSRLKPTKGHYMRLTNDLAGLGGTTKYIRNSLNAGKYFPLADQWVLSFSGSAGHVYGLGDDVHLLDRFFVGGDNLRGFATSGIGPRDANTKDSLGGEWMYTGTTELTMPLGLPQEMGITGKVFTDIGSSGKMNDMGYRVNDDGSLRLGAGVGIVWASPFGPMGFDLGLPLIKEGYDNTENFRVNFGTSF; via the coding sequence CTGACTCAGGCCTTGCTGTTTTCCGGCGCGGCGGACGCTCAGTCGGGCGGGACCATTCGTGATATAATCATTGACGGCGCCCAGAGGATCGAACCTGAAACGGTGCGTTCGTATCTGCTTGTCCAAAAGGGAGACGCTTTCGACCCGGCGCGCATCGACCGATCGCTTAAAAGCCTCTTCGCCACCGGACTGTTTGCCGACGTAACGCTGCACCGCCAGGGAGATGATCTGGTCGTTACCCTGGTTGAGAACCCGATCATCAACCGCATCGCCTTTGAGGGTAACAAAAAGCTTGATGATGAGACGTTGGGGTCGGAAGTTTCGCTTCGTCCCCGCATCATCTACACCCGCACCAAGGTGCAAAATGACGTAAAGCGTATCCTTACCCTCTACCGCAGGAACGGGCGCTTTGCCGCGACCGTCGAACCCAAAATCATCCAGCTTCCGCAGAACCGGGTTGATCTTGTTTTTGAGATCAGCGAGGGTAATACGACCGAGATCAGGAACATTCGCTTTGTCGGAAACCGGGAGTTCGACGATTCCCGCTTGCGGGAGATTGTCCGAACCAGGGAAACCCGCTGGTATCGAATATTATCCAGCGATGACACTTATGATCCTGACCGCCTCACCCTTGATCGCGAGTTATTGCGCCGGTTCTATTTGAACAACGGATACGCCGATTTTCAGGTTGTCTCCGCGTTGGCCGAGTTGACCCCTGACCGTAAGGACTTTTTTATCACTTTTACCGTTGAGGAAGGGGCGCGTTACCAGTTCGGAGAGATCGGCGTCGAGGCGCGGCTTCGCAACCTTAAGGCCGATGACCTGCTGGGCGCCGTTGAAATCGAGCAGGGTGATTGGTACAACGCCGATTCGTTGGAAAAGACCATCGAAACGCTGACCGAAGAAGTAGGGGCTTTCGGTTATGCCTTCGTCGATATTCGTCCGCGCATCAACCGCAATCGCAGCAATCACAGCATTAGCGTAGTTTTCGAGGTGAACGAGGGGCCACGGGTATTCGTCGAACGAATCGACATCGTCGGCAATGTCCGCACCGCCAGCAAGGTAATTCGCCGCGAATTCCGTCTGGTCGAGGGCGATGCTTTCAACTCCGCCAAGATGCGGCGTTCAAAACAGCGTATCCAGGATTTGGATTTCTTCGAAAAAGTTGTTGTCGAGCAGGTGCCGGGCAGCGCTCCCGACAAGACGCTGGTCAAGGTGGAAGTGGAAGAGAAATCCACCGGTTCGATTTCCCTCGGATTTGGTTTTTCGACCACCAGCGGTCCCCTTCTCGAATTCGGTTTCCGTGAAAAAAATCTGCTTGGACAAGGTCAGAGCTTGGGCCTTAATGTGACGGCGGCGGCGCGCCGAAGTCAGGTCGATGTTTCTTTCACCGAGCCTTATTTTCTGGATCGTGAAATTTCCGCCGGCGTCGATGCTTTTCATACCAGCACGAAACAACAGAAAGAGAGTTCTTTTGATTCCAAGGCTACCGGGGCCGGACTCAGGGCCGGTTATCCGGTTACCGAGAATCTTCATCAGCTTTGGCGATATACCGGCAAGCGTTCGACGCTTGCCAATATTTCCGGAAACGCCTCCCCGATTATCCAGTTGGAAAGAGGTAGCAGAACGCTGTCGGAGCTTTCTCATTCACTTTCTTATGACAGGCGCGACAGCCGCCTTAAACCGACAAAAGGCCATTACATGCGGTTGACCAATGACTTGGCCGGATTGGGCGGCACCACCAAGTACATTCGTAATTCTTTGAACGCCGGTAAGTATTTTCCTCTGGCCGATCAGTGGGTTTTATCATTCTCCGGGTCAGCGGGGCATGTTTACGGACTGGGCGATGACGTCCATCTGCTTGATCGGTTTTTTGTCGGAGGCGATAATTTAAGAGGGTTCGCCACCTCGGGTATCGGTCCCCGTGATGCCAATACCAAGGATTCTCTCGGCGGCGAATGGATGTATACCGGCACCACCGAACTGACTATGCCCCTGGGGTTGCCCCAGGAAATGGGGATTACGGGGAAAGTCTTCACCGATATCGGCAGTTCCGGTAAAATGAACGATATGGGTTATCGGGTAAACGATGACGGCAGCTTGCGTCTCGGCGCCGGCGTCGGCATTGTCTGGGCTTCGCCGTTCGGCCCGATGGGATTTGATCTCGGTTTACCGTTAATCAAGGAAGGTTACGATAACACCGAGAATTTCCGCGTTAATTTCGGCACCAGTTTTTAG
- a CDS encoding UDP-3-O-(3-hydroxymyristoyl)glucosamine N-acyltransferase: protein MTDPHFYFKAGPFTLNKLAECCGAETGGDVKADFLFYDVSSLGEAGPKDVSFLDNKRYADSFVVSRAGACLVRPDMADRAPKGMALLLTSDPYRGYARVAGLFYPASSPKPAIAATAVIEDGVELGAGCRVEAGAYIARRAEIGMNCHIGVNAVIGEGVKLGNDCVIGPCASLSYCVLGERVIIHAGARIGQDGFGFAMGASGHLKVPQLGRVLIEDDVEIGANTAIDRGSGPDTVIGAGSKIDNLVQIAHNVQLGRGCVIVSQVGISGSTKAGDGVIMAGQAGLTGHLSIGAGARIAAQSGVMRDVKPGEEVGGSPAKPVRDWLRGVAALERLTRKKGGN from the coding sequence ATGACCGATCCGCATTTTTACTTCAAGGCGGGGCCGTTTACCTTGAATAAATTGGCGGAATGTTGCGGCGCCGAAACAGGCGGAGACGTTAAGGCTGATTTTCTTTTTTACGATGTTTCTTCTCTTGGCGAGGCCGGTCCCAAGGACGTAAGTTTCCTTGATAATAAACGCTATGCCGACAGTTTCGTCGTCAGCAGGGCCGGCGCTTGTCTGGTCCGCCCCGACATGGCGGACAGGGCGCCGAAGGGCATGGCCTTGTTGCTGACGTCCGATCCGTATCGAGGTTATGCGCGGGTCGCCGGCCTGTTTTATCCGGCGTCGTCGCCAAAGCCGGCAATCGCCGCTACCGCCGTCATCGAGGACGGCGTCGAATTGGGCGCGGGATGCCGCGTCGAAGCCGGAGCATACATTGCCCGGCGGGCGGAAATCGGCATGAATTGTCATATCGGCGTCAATGCCGTGATCGGCGAGGGGGTGAAGCTCGGCAATGACTGTGTTATCGGACCCTGCGCTTCCCTCAGCTATTGCGTCCTGGGGGAACGGGTCATCATCCATGCCGGGGCGCGCATCGGGCAGGACGGGTTCGGCTTTGCCATGGGCGCTTCGGGGCATCTTAAGGTGCCGCAACTGGGTCGCGTCCTGATTGAGGATGACGTGGAAATCGGCGCCAACACCGCTATTGACCGGGGATCAGGACCGGACACCGTTATCGGCGCCGGATCAAAAATTGATAATCTCGTTCAAATAGCCCATAACGTTCAGCTCGGACGGGGCTGCGTGATCGTTTCGCAAGTCGGGATATCAGGCAGCACCAAGGCCGGCGACGGCGTGATCATGGCCGGACAGGCCGGGTTGACAGGGCACCTTAGTATCGGGGCGGGGGCCAGAATTGCCGCGCAGAGCGGCGTTATGCGGGACGTTAAGCCCGGAGAAGAGGTTGGAGGTTCGCCGGCCAAGCCGGTGCGCGATTGGCTCAGGGGAGTCGCCGCCCTGGAGCGGTTGACCAGGAAGAAAGGCGGTAACTGA
- a CDS encoding 3-hydroxyacyl-[acyl-carrier-protein] dehydratase FabZ, which produces MDETAKMTEAKSFDIERIMELIPHRYPFLMIDRMIDVIPNHSAVGIKNVTINEPFFQGHFPAKPIMPGVLIIEAMAQTAGALVMETMGKTCENTLVYFMTVDSARFRKPITPGDTVRIYVEKQRNRGNVWKFKGEARVDGVMMAEAIYTAMIVDSDK; this is translated from the coding sequence ATGGATGAAACGGCAAAAATGACCGAGGCTAAGTCCTTCGATATCGAGCGGATCATGGAGTTGATTCCCCATCGCTATCCCTTCCTGATGATCGACAGGATGATCGATGTAATCCCCAATCACAGCGCCGTCGGCATCAAGAACGTCACCATAAACGAGCCGTTCTTTCAGGGGCATTTTCCGGCTAAGCCGATCATGCCGGGGGTGTTGATCATCGAGGCCATGGCGCAGACGGCAGGGGCGCTGGTGATGGAAACCATGGGTAAAACATGCGAAAATACGCTTGTTTATTTTATGACGGTGGATTCGGCGCGCTTCCGCAAACCGATAACGCCGGGAGATACGGTTCGCATTTATGTGGAAAAACAGCGCAACCGGGGCAATGTCTGGAAGTTCAAGGGGGAAGCCAGAGTCGACGGGGTCATGATGGCCGAAGCCATATACACCGCAATGATCGTGGATAGCGACAAATGA
- a CDS encoding acyl-[acyl-carrier-protein]--UDP-N-acetylglucosamine O-acyltransferase: MTKIHPTAIVEDGAKIGENVSIGPYCTIGPDVELGDGVILESHVVVGGRTGIGANCRIFPFASIGMPPQDLKYHGEPSRLEIGCNNIIREHVTMNPGTEGGGMLTRIGNNCLFMVGAHVAHDCRISDNVIMVNNATLGGHVAIHEWAIIGGLSAVHQFVRIGRHAMVGGMSGVENDVIPYGSILGNRARLHGLNVVGLKRRGFDRETIHSIRNGYRLLFAQEGTMAERLEDVAELFHDIEPVMEIVDFIRADSSRAICQPNLEDAA; encoded by the coding sequence ATGACCAAAATCCATCCTACGGCAATCGTCGAAGACGGCGCCAAAATCGGCGAAAACGTCTCCATCGGTCCTTATTGCACCATCGGCCCTGACGTTGAACTGGGCGACGGCGTTATCCTTGAATCGCATGTAGTGGTGGGCGGGCGCACCGGCATCGGCGCCAATTGCAGGATATTTCCCTTCGCCTCCATCGGCATGCCGCCCCAGGACTTGAAATATCACGGCGAGCCGTCGCGCCTGGAGATCGGCTGTAACAATATTATCCGCGAGCATGTCACCATGAACCCCGGCACCGAGGGCGGCGGCATGTTGACCCGCATCGGCAACAACTGCCTGTTTATGGTCGGCGCTCATGTCGCTCATGACTGCCGTATCAGCGACAATGTGATTATGGTCAACAACGCCACCTTGGGCGGCCATGTGGCGATTCATGAGTGGGCGATCATCGGCGGCCTTTCGGCGGTGCATCAGTTTGTCCGCATCGGGCGTCACGCCATGGTCGGCGGCATGTCCGGAGTGGAAAACGACGTTATTCCCTACGGCTCGATTCTCGGCAACCGCGCCCGGCTGCATGGTCTTAACGTGGTCGGCCTGAAGCGTCGCGGCTTTGACCGCGAGACCATCCACTCCATCCGCAACGGCTATCGCCTGCTGTTTGCCCAGGAAGGCACCATGGCCGAGCGCCTTGAGGATGTCGCCGAACTATTCCATGACATCGAGCCGGTAATGGAAATAGTCGATTTCATCCGCGCCGATTCTTCCCGCGCCATCTGTCAACCGAATCTGGAAGATGCCGCGTAA